A genomic window from Peromyscus maniculatus bairdii isolate BWxNUB_F1_BW_parent chromosome 1, HU_Pman_BW_mat_3.1, whole genome shotgun sequence includes:
- the Mki67 gene encoding proliferation marker protein Ki-67, with the protein MASSARLVTIKRSGDDGAHFPLSLSSCLFGRSIECDIRIQLPVVSKKHCKIEVSGQEAILYNFSSTNPTQVNGATIDEPVQLKHGDIITIIDRSFRYENGNHEDGSSSTGFPGKSPGQEPARRASRASFSVDPDGKGQDAKASKTTAPRRSLVHAKRLSGDSSVSDGSKDSVTQDPSNNRSSGHVEQHSGRSIGEPTSGGLFKKSGATGSSYRELKSSPAQSLSNSKKNDSPFEKLYQSMKEELDIKSQKQSRRKSEPQPECAAGKDTWETKLLVSCKSRPKSSGSTPGTAASSPKGDKIEAVTQNNGVRPVETSSEAPSSSFPLSETAKMKTPVRNSQLLKNEDLHVTGRRESMNLGESEGAKAGHRIVTPRKLGTRNQTSVKVEDAASPADTPENLSSKKRSIPAKVEVLSAETQNRFSSTQHLAPSEKRTPKDSFSKPEKLATAAEQICSGLPGLSSVDISNFGDSINKSEGMSVKRRRVSFGGHLRPELFDENLPPNTPLKRGETPTRRKSLATHTPAVLKKIIKERPQSPGKQESPGISPPKAIDQRRRSGRSSPASSDSKSLHQTDTPKKAGRKSGNLPAKRASISRSQHDILQMICSKRRSGASEANLIVAKSWADVVKLGTKQTQTKVVKHVPQKQTSKRPRRPNTPKKPTSNLHNQFSTGHANSPCTIVIGRAQIEKVSVPARPYKMLNNLMLNRKMDFNEDLSGLTEMFKTPVKEKQQQMNDVGSILSNSENLPEKQFQVTNSGDKPLPITSEILGENVLSSTQNAAKEPSDKYSASPILRRRSIKSENTVQTPRNVPNITHLEKKTPGSVTEPLKTVSSASKLRRSRELRHTLVESMHENTEADFAEGIKGRHPRKTSLQGQEVDRQVQDSKNSSQRLQENVELKEDPEKTSAMRSSAREQKPTKEVIGSQMITQTAACAEELLRQEKGTTGEPEESMPMQNTPIYDDQRAKKQKVELVCAAKVKRWSRTPDKKTQPQEGPASLKEPFETPNCRDKPIGDDKTKVLCKSPQPTTEKTKTSTKTRPSTSGKKVDMKEEQSTLKTLVHMSGGTRHTSKVPELEHGTIKVLKEPENQMPDVTVSSTKRPVGKAKEKAQSLEDLAGFRELFLSPVPGDKITKMPNKSPFPEPVRTPASKRRLSKTGLDKVDVREEPSTLGKHTKSPGRATRTPTAPVLEESDTTDFMETPKQKLDFTENSGSKRRSRTPKIRAQPLEDLDGFQELFQTPVGASDPVTVGETTQVSLESLHSEPVRTPASTKRLSKTGLRKVDVREEPSTLGKHTKSPGRAARTPIAPVLGESDSTAFMETPKQKLDFTVNSGSKRRSRTPKIRAQPLEDLDGFQELFQTPVGASDPVTVGETTQVSLECPQPEPVRTPASKRRLSKTGLDKVDVREEPSTLGKRTKSPGRAARTPIAPVLEESDTTVFMETPKQKLDFTVNSGSKRRSRTPKIRAQPLEDLDGFQELFQTPVGASDPVTVGETTQVSLESLHSELVRTPASTKRLSKTGLRKVDVRDEPSTLGKRTKSPGRAARTPIAPVLEESNSTALMETPRQKLDFTENSGSKRRSRTPKIRAQPLEDLDGFQELFQTPVGSSDPVTVGETTQVSLECPQPEPVRTPASTKRLSKTGLKKVDEPSTLGKRTKSPGRAACTPTAPVQQEKGIKAMMDTSNQKLEPVGNLTGPKKQLRTPKEEGQSLDDLTDCQELFQTSDHGNGLLGVGKTKKMSFNSPQPEAIITLKSIKRQSRASIGKMEVKEELSKSEKHPQIEKAIDTLQVPDDNTIVRTSKQSTKRKLDPAASVPSSKRLRRASKDKTPCLEDLSGFQQLFQTPGHTKDSLPVGETLKMPSKSPHSGPVRSQTSRKSVAKISLRKMDVTELAALWKQSPGKAPTAPVQQDPGIQAIMKKTPKDRPETAADVTGLTGQRRAPKEKALPLEGLSGFQELFQTPGHSTDPLIDNKRTSVPLKSPQPGLVRTPQTSKRLAKISLGKMGVREEISSLNVPGRATGEIVHVPRLAEDDGRGNKDLKESRTQTLGPSVSVTGSKKQREARKERSQFPEDLFGLQELFQTPVSHKDSMTVRETIKMSLKSSKPEHIRTPASTKRLSKTGLDKVDVREEPSTLGKRTKSPGRAARTPIAPVLEESNSTALMETPKQILDFTVNSGSKRRSRTPKIRAQPLEDLDGFQELFQTPVGSSDPVTVGETTQVSLESLPSEPVRTPASKRRLSKTGLDKVDVREEPSTLGKRTKSPGRATRTPIAPVLEESDTTALMETPKQKLDFTENSGSKRRSRTPQITAQPLEDLDGFQELFQTPVGASDPVTVGETTQVSLESLHSEPVRTPASTKRLSKKALAKMNVREKLSPLNKPRCSSQKVIHEPRLSEHDGRGAIDLKESVTQTLDPAVSVTRTKRQRGACKKRSQSPEDLFGLQELFQTPGHDKDSVAGDKLTKMPHRSPSPEPVDTSVTSQRQPRTRLMKVHVKSEQSGDRRLPQMSGEIMDISRVAEGEDKGIRTRKQSVKRKLDTAVSVPSSKRQRVAQAERAQTLEDLPSFQELYQPPSSAVDSVTVDKATKMPSKSPEPMDPTSKTQPGRRLRRVGVTKEPVAQGKTARVLRETRNTHKEPVGDRTGDKEFKDSSLQKQDPAGSLTGQRSQPRTRKKTQPLEELPSIQEETATRMSCDSPQPEEKETSVASKRQLRIRLCKVSVKEEPIAQRKPPGRETRSTLKEPMSDSGNAEEPTESTKRKADPAASVPVSKRPRRVPREKAQPLELAAPKTPVQIPGPTEESASDKRLPQMPSTALQPEQVDSLQTSPRRPRTRRGKVEVDEEPSGVRKTVPTSRQTTRSCKVREMDDKDTQASKEPVKQKLETVANVTGSRRQLRAPKGGVQPLEVLGDSKEITQMAEHTEELRPDTSKSTRQQMPDSIKPLRTCRRVLRASKEDTVETMKMSVDTRDPEESQSKSNTSLPPKRKSARDGSVSRTRGLRSVTPKQEATDEKPVTKKTQRTAPSKGQVSPEPMKMQPLRIMSSTLEPVEEEISNIMKTEEKEAPPDQKTPLPSRNRKKTNGKQPRLEVSASAEMVGIKKNEKIMETSQETELQSTDDGAKKSTARNKVSGKRTCLRSRGQRELPQPHAAEEKPSEKEAEILIKTQKRKGVSGDSDVRCLRSRKTGATLDTEPKPRITRGTKKDTEVPKKDEDIVNTRKLRTRSNQNSKNM; encoded by the exons AAGATGCCAAAGCTTCGAAAACCACTGCTCCAAGAAGATCTTTGGTACATGCCAAGAGGCTCTCTGGAGACAGTTCGGTCTCAGATGGCTCAAAGGACAGTGTTACCCAAGATCCATCCAATAACCGTTCTTCAGGGCATGTAGAACAGCACAGTGGCAGAAGCATAGGAGAGCCCACATCAGGTGGTCTTTTTAAGAAGTCTGGGGCTACAGGGAGTAGTTACAGGGAACTGAAGTCTTCTCCTGCACAGAGCCTTAGCAACAgcaagaaaaatgactctcccttTGAGAAACTTTATCAGTCGATGAAGGAAGAGTTGGATATAAAATCACAGAAACAGTCTCGTAGAAAGTCAGAACCACAACCTGAATGTGCAGCAGGCAAAGATACATGGGAAACAAAGTTATTGGTATCATGCAAGTCAAGACCAAAATCCAGTGGAAGCACGCCTGGGACTGCAGCCTCTTCACCCAAAGGAGACAAGATCGAGGCTGTGACACAGAACAATGGTGTGCGGCCTGTTGAGACTTCCTCAGAGGCTCCGAGCTCCAGCTTTCCTCTCTCTGAGACAGCTAAGATGAAGACCCCTGTGCGAAATTCACAGCTGCTTAAGAATGAAGACTTGCATGTTACTGGCAGAAGAGAGTCTATGAATCTGGGTGAAAGTGAAGGTGCCAAGGCAGGTCATAGGATAGTCACTCCTAGGAAGCTGGGAACTAGAAACCAAACTTCAGTGAAAGTTGAAgatgctgccagccctgctgatACACCAGAGAATCTCTCTTCCAAAAAGAGGAGTATTCCTGCAAAGGTAGAAGTGCTGTCTGCTGAAACACAAAACCGGTTCTCTTCAACTCAGCACCTTGCTCCAAGTGAAAAGAGAACTCCAAAGGATTCCTTCAGCAAGCCTGAGAAATTGGCCACTGCAGCTGAGCAGATTTGCTCTGGGCTACCTGGTCTTAGTTCTGTTGATATCAGCAACTTTGGTGACTCCATTA ACAAGAGTGAGGGAATGTCGGTGAAGAGAAGACGTGTATCGTTTGGTGGTCATCTAAGACCTGAATTATTTGATGAGAACTTGCCTCCCAATACACCACTCAAAAGAGGAGAAACACCGACCAGGAGGAAGTCACTTGCCACTCACACTCCAGCTGTCCTGAAGAAAATCATCAAG GAACGGCCTCAGTCACCAGGGAAACAAGAGTCTCCTGGAATATCTCCACCAAAGGCAATTGATCAAAGACGCAGATCAGGCAGGAGCTCACCTGCTTCCAGTGACAGCAAATCCTTACATCAGACAGACACTCCCAAAAAAGCAGGCAGGAAGAGTGGCAACCTGCCTGCCAAGAGAGCATCCATCAGCCGAAGTCAGCATGACATTTTACAGATGATTTGCTCCAAAAGAAGGAGTGGTGCTTCTGAAGCCAACCTGATTG TTGCAAAATCATGGGCAGATGTCGTAAAACTCggcacaaaacaaacacagacaaaagTTGTAAAAcatgttcctcaaaagcagacaAGCAAAAGACCAAGAAGACCCAATACTCCAAAG AAACCTACAAGCAACCTTCACAATCAATTTAGCACAGGCCATGCAAACTCTCCCTGTACCATTGTAATAGGGAGAGCTCAGATTGAAAAAGTAAGCGTACCTGCTCGGCCCTACAAAATGCTGAACAACTTGATGTTAAACCGAAAAATGGACTTCAATGAAGATCTCTCAG GACTAACTGAAATGTTCAAGACTCCAGTGAAGGAGAAGCAGCAACAGATGAATGACGTGGGCTCCATTCTTTCCAATTCAGAGAATTTACCTGAAAAACAGTTTCAAGTAACTAATTCAGGAGACAAACCTCTTCCTATCACCTCAGAGATTTTAG gagaAAATGTACTATCCAGTACTCAGAATGCAGCAAAGGAGCCATCTGATAAATATTCTGCAAGTCCTATCTTAAGACGGAGGAGCATCAAAAGTGAAAACACAGTGCAAACTCCTAGGAATGTCCCTAACATTACTCACCTTGAAAAGAAGACTCCAGGCTCTGTGACAGAGCCTCTGAAGACAGTATCCAGTGCAAGCAAATTAAGAAGGTCTAGAGAGCTCAGACATACACTTGTAGAAAGTATGCATGAAAACACAGAAGCAGACTTTGCCGAGGGCATCAAAGGCAGACACCCAAGGAAGACATCACTGCAAGGACAAGAAGTGGACCGACAGGTTCAGGACAGTAAAAACTCTTCACAAAGACTCCAGGAAAATGTTGAATTAAAAGAAGATCCAGAAAAAACATCAGCGATGAGATCAAGTGCCAGGGAGCAGAAGCCAACAAAAGAAGTAATAGGAAGTCAGATGATCACCCAAACAGCAGCCTGTGCCGAGGAACTACTTCGTCAAGAAAAAGGAACCACAGGAGAACCAGAGGAATCCATGCCCATGCAAAACACACCAATATATGATGACCAAAGAGCTAAAAAGCAGAAAGTGGAGCTAGTATGTGCAGCCAAAGTGAAGCGGTGGTCAAGGACTCCTGATAAAAAGACCCAACCTCAAGAAGGCCCAGCTAGTCTCAAGGAGCCCTTCGAAACGCCAAACTGCAGAGACAAACCCATAGGCGATGATAAAACCAAAGTCCTTTGCAAATCCCCACAACCTACAACAGAGAAGACCAAAACAAGCACAAAAACACGGCCCAGCACATCTGGGAAGAAAGTAGACATGAAAGAAGAACAGTCTACACTAAAGACGCTTGTACACATGTCAGGAGGAACCAGGCATACTTCCAAAGTTCCAGAACTTGAGCATGGGACCATCAAAGTTTTAAAGGAACCTGAAAATCAAATGCCGGATGTAACTGTATCTAGTACCAAGAGGCCAGTAGGAAAAGCTAAGGAAAAGGCTCAGAGCCTGGAAGACCTGGCTGGTTTCCGGGAACTCTTTCTATCACCAGTCCCTGGTGACAAAATCACAAAAATGCCCAACAAATCTCCATTTCCAGAACCGGTCAGAACCCCAGCAAGCAAAAGGAGACTGTCCAAGACAGGTCTTGATAAGGTGGATGTGAGAGAAGAGCCTTCTACACTTGGGAAACACACAAAGTCTCCAGGCAGAGCCACACGTACCCCTACAGCACCAGTGCTGGAAGAGAGCGACACCACAGACTTTATGGAAACTCCAAAGCAGAAACTGGATTTCACAGAGAATTCAGGGAGTAAGAGAAGGTCGCGGACACCCAAGATCAGGGCTCAACCCCTAGAAGACCTGGATGGCTTCCAAGAACTCTTCCAAACTCCAGTGGGTGCCAGTGACCCAGTGACTGTTGGGGAAACTACACAGGTATCTTTGGAGTCTCTACATTCAGAACCGGTCAGAACCCCAGCAAGCACAAAGAGACTATCCAAGACAGGTCTCAGGAAAGTGGATGTGAGAGAAGAGCCTTCCACACTTGGGAAACACACAAAGTCTCCAGGCAGAGCCGCACGCACGCCCATAGCACCAGTGCTGGGAGAGAGCGACTCCACAGCCTTTATGGAAACTCCAAAGCAGAAACTGGATTTCACAGTGAATTCAGGGAGTAAGAGAAGGTCACGGACACCCAAGATCAGGGCTCAACCCCTAGAAGACCTGGATGGCTTCCAAGAACTCTTCCAAACTCCAGTGGGTGCCAGTGACCCAGTGACTGTTGGGGAAACTACACAGGTATCTTTGGAATGTCCACAACCAGAACCAGTCAGAACCCCAGCAAGCAAAAGGAGACTGTCCAAGACAGGTCTTGATAAGGTGGATGTGAGAGAAGAGCCTTCTACACTTGGGAAACGAACAAAGTCTCCAGGCAGAGCCGCACGTACGCCCATAGCACCAGTGCTGGAAGAGAGCGACACCACAGTTTTTATGGAAACTCCAAAGCAGAAACTGGATTTCACAGTGAATTCAGGGAGTAAGAGAAGGTCGCGGACACCCAAGATCAGGGCTCAACCCCTAGAAGATCTGGATGGCTTCCAAGAACTCTTCCAAACTCCAGTGGGTGCCAGTGACCCGGTGACTGTTGGGGAAACTACACAGGTATCTTTGGAGTCTCTACATTCAGAACTGGTCAGAACCCCAGCAAGCACAAAGAGACTGTCCAAGACAGGTCTCAGGAAAGTGGATGTGAGAGATGAGCCTTCCACACTTGGGAAACGAACAAAGTCTCCAGGCAGAGCCGCACGCACGCCCATAGCACCAGTGCTGGAAGAGAGCAACTCCACAGCCCTTATGGAAACTCCAAGGCAGAAACTGGATTTCACAGAGAATTCAGGGAGTAAGAGAAGGTCGCGGACACCCAAGATCAGGGCTCAACCCCTAGAAGACCTGGATGGCTTCCAAGAACTCTTCCAAACTCCAGTTGGTTCCAGTGACCCGGTGACTGTTGGGGAAACTACACAGGTATCTTTGGAATGTCCACAACCAGAACCGGTCAGAACCCCAGCAAGCACAAAGAGACTGTCCAAGACAGGTCTCAAGAAAGTGGATGAGCCTTCCACACTTGGGAAACGCACAAAGTCTCCAGGCAGAGCCGCATGCACCCCCACAGCACCAGTGCAGCAGGAAAAAGGGATAAAAGCAATGATGGATACTTCAAATCAGAAACTGGAGCCTGTAGGAAATTTAACTGGGCCTAAGAAACAGCTTAGAACACCTAAGGAAGAGGGCCAGTCTCTAGATGACCTAACTGATTGCCAGGAGCTCTTCCAAACATCAGACCATGGCAATGGCCTGTTGGGTGTtgggaaaaccaaaaaaatgtcCTTTAATTCTCCACAACCAGAAGCTATCATAACCCTAAAAAGCATAAAGAGACAGTCCAGGGCAAGTATTGGTAAAATGGAAGTGAAAGAAGAACTTTCAAAGTCAGAGAAACACCCGCAAATAGAAAAAGCCATAGACACACTCCAGGTACCCGATGATAACACTATCGTTAGAACATCGAAGCAATCTACAAAGCGGAAACTGGATCCAGCAGCTAGTGTGCCTAGCAGCAAGAGGCTGAGACGTGCATCTAAGGATAAGACACCATGCCTGGAAGACCTCAGTGGCTTCCAACAGCTCTTCCAAACACCAGGCCATACTAAAGACTCACTCCCTGTTGGTGAAACCTTAAAAATGCCCAGCAAATCTCCACATTCAGGACCAGTTCGAAGCCAGACTAGTAGGAAGAGTGTGGCCAAGATAAGTCTCAGGAAAATGGATGTGACAGAACttgcagcactctggaagcagtcACCAGGCAAAGCCCCCACAGCACCAGTGCAGCAGGATCCTGGGATACAAGCAATTATGAAGAAGACTCCAAAGGATAGACCAGAGACTGCAGCAGATGTAACTGGGCTTACAGGACAGCGAAGAGCACCTAAGGAAAAAGCCCTACCCCTGGAAGGCCTTAGTGGCTTCCAAGAACTCTTCCAAACGCCAGGCCACAGCACTGATCCATTAATTGATAACAAAAGAACAAGTGTACCCTTGAAATCTCCACAACCAGGACTTGTTAGAACCCCACAAACCTCAAAGAGACTAGCCAAGATAAGTCTTGGGAAAATGGGTGTGAGAGAAGAGATCTCTTCACTGAATGTGCCGGGGCGAGCTACGGGGGAGATTGTACACGTACCCAGACTTGCAGAAGATGATGGCAGAGGGAACAAGGATCTGAAGGAATCCAGAACTCAGACACTGGGCCCATCCGTAAGTGTAACTGGCAGCAAAAAGCAGCGAGAGGCACGGAAGGAAAGGTCTCAGTTCCCAGAAGACTTATTTGGTCTCCAGGAGCTCTTCCAAACACCAGTTAGTCACAAAGACTCAATGACTGTTCGTGAAACTATAAAAATGTCTTTGAAGTCTTCAAAACCAGAACATATCAGAACCCCAGCAAGTACAAAGAGACTGTCCAAGACAGGTCTTGATAAGGTGGATGTGAGAGAAGAGCCTTCCACACTTGGGAAACGCACAAAGTCTCCAGGCAGAGCCGCACGCACGCCCATAGCACCAGTGCTGGAAGAGAGCAACTCCACAGCCCTTATGGAAACTCCAAAACAGATACTGGATTTCACAGTGAATTCAGGGAGTAAGAGAAGGTCACGGACACCCAAGATCAGGGCTCAACCCCTAGAAGACCTGGATGGCTTCCAAGAACTCTTCCAAACTCCAGTTGGTTCCAGTGACCCGGTGACTGTTGGGGAAACTACACAGGTATCTTTGGAATCTCTACCTTCAGAACCGGTCAGAACCCCAGCAAGCAAAAGGAGACTGTCCAAGACAGGTCTTGATAAGGTGGATGTGAGAGAAGAGCCTTCTACACTTGGGAAACGAACAAAGTCTCCAGGTAGAGCCACACGCACGCCCATAGCACCAGTGCTGGAAGAGAGCGACACCACAGCCCTTATGGAAACTCCAAAGCAGAAACTGGATTTCACAGAGAATTCAGGGAGTAAGAGAAGGTCACGGACACCCCAGATTACGGCTCAACCCCTAGAAGATCTGGATGGCTTCCAAGAACTCTTCCAAACTCCAGTGGGTGCCAGTGACCCAGTGACTGTTGGGGAAACTACACAGGTATCTTTGGAGTCTCTACATTCAGAACCGGTCAGAACTCCAGCAAGCACAAAGAGACTGTCCAAAAAAGCTCTTGCTAAGATGAATGTAAGAGAAAAGCTTTCTCCACTGAACAAGCCAAGGTGTTCATCACAGAAAGTCATACATGAACCCAGACTTTCAGAACATGATGGCAGAGGAGCCATAGATTTGAAGGAATCTGTGACTCAGACATTAGACCCAGCAGTAAGTGTAACTCGCACCAAGAGGCAGCGAGGGGCATGTAAGAAAAGGTCCCAATCCCCAGAAGACTTATTTGGTCTCCAGGAGCTCTTCCAAACACCAGGACATGATAAGGATTCAGTGGCAGGTGATAAGCTCacaaaaatgccccacaggtcaCCATCACCAGAGCCAGTAGACACTTCAGTCACCTCACAGAGACAGCCCAGAACTAGACTGATGAAAGTTCATGTGAAAAGTGAACAGTCAGGAGACAGAAGGCTTCCACAAATGTCAGGGGAAATCATGGACATATCTAGAGTAGCAGAAGGTGAAGATAAAGGCATTAGAACAAGGAAGCAATCTGTAAAGCGGAAATTGGACACAGCAGTGAGTGTGCCCAGCAGCAAGAGGCAGCGAGTTGCACAGGCAGAAAGGGCACAGACCCTAGAGGATCTGCCTAGCTTCCAAGAGCTCTACCAGCCTCCAAGCTCAGCAGTGGACTCAGTGACTGTTGACAAAGCCACAAAGATGCCCAGCAAATCGCCAGAGCCCATGGACCCAACTTCGAAGACACAGCCAGGAAGAAGACTCAGGAGAGTGGGTGTGACCAAAGAGCCTGTAGCACAAGGAAAGACTGCAAGAGTGTTACGGgaaaccagaaacacacacaaagagcctGTGGGTGACAGAACAGGTGACAAAGAGTTTAAGGACTCTTCACTGCAGAAACAAGACCCAGCTGGAAGCTTAACTGGCCAGAGAAGCCAACCAAGGACACGTAAGAAGACCCAACCCTTAGAGGAGCTGCCCAGCATCCAAGAGGAAACAGCTACAAGAATGTCTTGTGACTCTCCACaaccagaagaaaaggaaacctcAGTAGCCTCCAAGAGGCAGCTCAGAATACGACTGTGCAAAGTAAGTGTGAAAGAAGAGCCCATAGCACAGAGAAAGCCACCCGGCAGGGAAACCAGGAGCACACTCAAAGAGCCCATGAGTGATAGTGGAAATGCTGAAGAGCCTACGGAGTCTACAAAGCGGAAGGCTGACCCAGCAGCAAGTGTGCCTGTCAGCAAGAGGCCACGGAGGGTACCCAGGGAAAAGGCACAACCCCTAGAACTGGCTGCTCCCAAAACACCAGTCCAAATCCCAGGTCCCACTGAGGAATCAGCAAGTGATAAGAGACTCCCACAGATGCCCTCTACTGCTCTACAACCAGAGCAAGTAGACAGCCTCCAGACCTCACCAAGACGTCCCAGGACAAGACGCGGGAAAGTAGAGGTGGATGAAGAGCCTTCAGGAGTGAGGAAGACAGTGCCAACATCAAGGCAAACTACACGATCCTGCAAGGTCCGCGAAATGGATGACAAAGACACCCAAGCTTCAAAGGAGCCTGTAAAGCAGAAATTAGAAACAGTTGCCAATGTAACTGGCAGCAGGAGGCAGCTAAGGGCACCTAAGGGCGGGGTCCAACCTCTTGAAGTCTTGGGTGACTCCAAAGAAATAACTCAAATGGCAGAGCACACTGAGGAACTAAGACCTGACACCAGTAAGAGCACTCGACAGCAAATGCCAGACTCCATAAAACCTCTGAGAACATGCAGGAGAGTGCTAAGGGCCTCTAAAGAGGACACTGTGGAAACCATGAAAATGTCAGTGGATACTAGAGACCCTGAAGAATCACAAAGCAAAAGCAACACTTCCCTGCCCCCCAAGAGAAAGTCTGCAAGAGATGGAAGCGTTTCAAGAACCAGGGGGTTGCGCTCTGTGACTCCAAAGCAGGAAGCAACAGATGAGAAACCTGTAACTAAGAAGACACAGAGGACTGCTCCCAGCAAGGGGCAAGTGTCACCTGAGCCCATGAAGATGCAACCCCTGAGAATCATGTCAAGCACACTTGAACCAGTGGAAGAGGAGATTAGCAACatcatgaaaacagaagaaaaggaagcccCTCCAGATCAG AAAACGCCTCTGCCCTCCAGAAACCGAAAGAAAACCAATGGAAAACAGCCAAGACTTGAGGTTAGTGCATCTGCAGAGATGgttgggatcaagaaaaatgagaagatCATGGAGACCTCCCAGGAGACGGAGCTGCAGAGCACAGATGATGGAGCCAAGAAGTCTACTGCTAGGAACAAAGTCAGTGGGAAAAGAACGTGCTTGAGGTCTAGAGGTCAGAGGGAGCTTCCCCAGCCTCATGCAGCAGAGGAGAAACCAAgtgagaaggaggcagagatcttGATAAAGactcagaaaaggaaaggagtCTCTGGAGATTCAGATGTCAGATGTTTGAGATCCAGAAAAACTGGAGCCACTTTGGACACTGAACCTAAGCCAAGAATAACTCGGGGCACCAAGAAAGATACAGAAGTTCCAAAGAAG GATGAAGACATTGTGAACACCAGGAAATTAAGGACAAGAAGTAACCAGAATAGTAAAAATATGTAG